The Candidatus Saccharimonadales bacterium region GCCCAATACCGGCCCGGAATCGGTCCTATTGGCCGCTATTGGTATCGCCGCCGTCAGTTATGGTTCACTCAAGCTCCGCGAGTCCAAAACCCAACTCCGAAACAGCTCGCTCTAGCCCCTCTTTACATCTGTAGTCACATCTAGTAGGATAAAGGTAATCTATAGTCGGTGGTTTGGCTTTCAAATCGTCGCTTGAGGCCGATAGTGCCTGAGAGCGCGATCTTGAATGGCCGGCCGTGGCCACAGAGCGTACGAACTAAGGAGTGATTGATTAAACTATGGCGATTAAAACAACGACCAAAACCCCAGCCGTTACGATGGACACGTTGCTCGAGAGCAATGAAGTTAGCGTTTTAGTCCCCGGCGACGTAATTGAAGCCAAGATTACTTCAGTGAAAAAGCATGAGATATGGGTCGACTTAGGACTGCATGGCG contains the following coding sequences:
- a CDS encoding S1 RNA-binding domain-containing protein codes for the protein MAIKTTTKTPAVTMDTLLESNEVSVLVPGDVIEAKITSVKKHEIWVDLGLHGVGLVVRREIGFGNNDIEVGQTVPVSVIEPDMPEGYTLTSLRKAVK